The following DNA comes from Candidatus Omnitrophota bacterium.
AATTCTGATCACCGGCCCGGGACTAATTGCTTATGGTCCCGGACTTTTTTTGTATGGCCTTTCATCCGTTTGACTTTCCCTTCTATATGAGAGATAATAATATTAGTAATATATTCCACATAAGTCATTATAAATAATAAAGAAAAGGGGGGAATGAAATGGCTGCGGACAAGGATAAGATCAACGAAAAGGTCAAAAAAGAGAGCGCTTTTATCGAAGACCTTCTTGCGATGATGAGAAAGGTCATAGTAGGCCAGCAGTACTTCATGGAGAGGCTTATAGTCGCTCTTCTTGCCAACGGGCATTTGTTGGTCGAGAGCGTGCCGGGACTGGCCAAGACCATGTCCATCACGACTCTCGCTAAATGCGTGAGCGCGGCTTTCCAGAGGATACAGTTCACCCCGGACCTCCTTCCGGCGGATATCCTGGGAACGCTTATCTATAACGCGAAAGAGGGCAAGTTCGAGGTTAAAAAGGGACCCATATTCGCCAATATCATACTTGCCGACGAGGTCAACCGTTCCCCCGGCAAGGTCCAGGCGGCTCTATTGGAGGCCATGCAGGAAAGGCAGGTCACGATCGGGGTCGAAAGCTACAAGCTCGCTCCGCCTTTTCTGGTGATGGCGACGCAGAACCCCATCGACCAGGAAGGCACTTATCCCCTGCCGGAAGCCCAGGTCGACCGCTTTATGCTGAAACTCACCATAACCTATCCCGAACCTGACGAGGAACTTGTTGTCCTCAACAGGATGGAGAGCGACATAAAACCCATAGAGGTGGATTCGGTGGTGACCTGTGATGATATCCTCAACGCCAGGAAGACTGTTGATGAGATATACGTTGACGACAAGATAAGGCAATACATAATCGATATTGTTTTCGCGACGCGTTACCCGAAAAAGCACGGCCTTGAGAAACTTGAGAACCTTATACAGCTAGGCGCTTCCCCCCGCGCCACGATAGCGCTGATAAAAGCGGCAAAGGCGTACGCTTTCATGAAGGGA
Coding sequences within:
- a CDS encoding AAA domain-containing protein, whose protein sequence is MAADKDKINEKVKKESAFIEDLLAMMRKVIVGQQYFMERLIVALLANGHLLVESVPGLAKTMSITTLAKCVSAAFQRIQFTPDLLPADILGTLIYNAKEGKFEVKKGPIFANIILADEVNRSPGKVQAALLEAMQERQVTIGVESYKLAPPFLVMATQNPIDQEGTYPLPEAQVDRFMLKLTITYPEPDEELVVLNRMESDIKPIEVDSVVTCDDILNARKTVDEIYVDDKIRQYIIDIVFATRYPKKHGLEKLENLIQLGASPRATIALIKAAKAYAFMKGRGYVTPQDVKAVGFDILRHRVLLSYEAEAEDMTPEDMITTIFEKVPIP